A region from the Benincasa hispida cultivar B227 chromosome 8, ASM972705v1, whole genome shotgun sequence genome encodes:
- the LOC120083919 gene encoding uncharacterized protein LOC120083919 encodes MSVYAKFLKGTVSKKRSMGRCTTVALTQESNTIIPPKMCDPGSFTIPCSIGGIYIGQALCDLGVSINLMPLSIFKRLNVGQLTPTMVTLQLIDRSLMHSEGKLKDVLVTIGRFILPTDFIILDYEVDKDVPIILG; translated from the coding sequence ATGTCGGTGTATGCCAAATTTTTGAAGGGCACTGTCTCGAAGAAGAGAAGCATGGGAAGATGCACCACGGTGGCATTGACACAAGAATCCAATactataatcccaccaaagatgtGCGACCCAGGcagtttcacaataccctgctcaataggaGGAATCTATATTGGTCAAgcattatgcgatcttggggtaagcataaacttaatgcccctttcaatatTCAAAAGATTGAATGTAGGACAGCTAACACCCACAATGGTGACTCTTCAACTCATCGATAGATCCTTGATGCACTCTGAAGGGAAATTAAAGGATGTCTTGGTAACAATAGGCAGATTCATCCTACCTACAGACTTCATTATCTTAGATTATGAGGTGGATAAAGATGTTCCAATTatattgggatga